From Dehalococcoidia bacterium:
CGCGCGCGCCAGCGTCGGCGGCGTAGCGAATGCCGGCCGCCACCGTCTGCGCGTTGCTGCCGTCGCGGCAGTCCGCCACGCGCACGGCCATCAGTGAGACGCGCCAGGCGACGCCGGCAACGCCGACGCCGTTGTCGCCCGCCGCGCCGATCACGCCGGCCAGAAAGGTGCCGTGCGGCGAGAGCGGCGAGACGTCGCCGCTTCGAGCCGGCGCGCTGGCGGCACAGCTCGCCGCCGTGTCGTTCGGGTCCAGCAACGTGCAGCCCTGAAGGTCATCCGCGCAGCCGAAAGCGCCGGGCGTGGGGTTCTGCCAGATGTTGGCGGCCAGGTCCGGATGGCTCAGGTCGATGCCGCTGTCGATCACGGCGACGGTGATCGCGGGGTCGCCGGTCTGCCGCTCCCACGCGGCCGGCGCACCGATATCCGCCAGGTACGGCTGCTGCATGAGATAGAGCGGGTCGTTCGGGGTGCGTTGTGCGCGGGCGAAAGCCGCCGAGCGCGCGGAGGCCGGCACGGCGCCAAGCAGCACGCCAGCGACGAGGATGCCGACGGCGAAGACCGGCCATCGTCGGGCAGGCATCGGATCGTTCTCTCCGCAGGGAGTTTGCGCCGGCTTGCGCCGGCGAGCAGTTGCCGATCTTCCGGGCCGTGACGCGGTCGCGGAGAGGCGCCGGCCGCCTGGTATCGACACGGCAACAACGCCTCCATGTGCGCCGGCGCGGTTCTGCCTCACAGCACGGCCGTACTAGAATAGAAGAGACGCATTCGCCGCGCACGGCCGCGGCGTGGGTGACGCCCGGCATGTACACCACCTTCGCCCTCGCCTCCGAAGACGCCTCCGGCCGCGTGCT
This genomic window contains:
- a CDS encoding S8 family serine peptidase, whose product is MPARRWPVFAVGILVAGVLLGAVPASARSAAFARAQRTPNDPLYLMQQPYLADIGAPAAWERQTGDPAITVAVIDSGIDLSHPDLAANIWQNPTPGAFGCADDLQGCTLLDPNDTAASCAASAPARSGDVSPLSPHGTFLAGVIGAAGDNGVGVAGVAWRVSLMAVRVADCRDGSNAQTVAAGIRYAADAGAR